The following is a genomic window from Cydia splendana chromosome 23, ilCydSple1.2, whole genome shotgun sequence.
CAATGTTATCAATATCCTACGACCCCATCCACAAACCGCAAGGCTTTTTTGCTCCAGAACGGGAATGGTGCCAAATAAATAGACTCCGCACTGGAAGCGGGCGATCTGGAGAATTTATGCTTTAAAGTGTGGGTGGCGAGATACACCGAAGTACGACTATCATGGACCTGTACAGTCCATTTTCCATATTGTCCACGAGTGCACAAAAGAAAGTAATCAGGAGATCCTCTGGACTTACTTAAGCTAAGCGAAAACGCAGCCCATTGGGTGAAGAACCTAAatattaatttgtaaatttgtaaagCTACCATGAATTGTATTAATGCTATacgactaaataaattaatttcatagaagcatTGTGAAACAAACTAGCATACAAATGAATGACCATTTATTATTAAGCATAAATTAATACAGATTTTTTAGTAATCGCTTATTTTGAAACTGAGTTGAGTTAGCCAGCGATGGAGTTTCTAATAAGAACGAAAATTCAGTTGCAGGTGATGCTTATAATTGCGGCTTTTGGGTTTCCAGGGGAACTAACTGGAAGTAAGTAATGGTACCTATATGTACTAATTATACGTACATTAACACAGTTTGGGTGCAATTAACCCGTGAAGCGCCCTACTGTCACACGTGTGATGTTAACTCAATTTGGGTCGTAACGACTCAGTATCAGACGTGTGTTACTACAGATCAATATGGGTCAAATTGCTTTGCATCAATTTGTAGTATGGTGGGCGTTCGACGGgtaaaaaatatagttttttaaCTTCTCGACTAACTTTGATGATAGTAATATGATGATAGTTAGGACTAAAAGAGACAGATGTAACAGTCTATTAATGTTCTCTAATTCCCACGCTTCCGCATTTGCTCCAGATGAAGAAGAACCTATGTACGCTTCCGATgaatacaataataaaacaacaTATATCCCAAATCCAGAAAATATAACTAACAGCGCTAATCTAACTGAAATTGCCACAGTGACTTCAGAAAATGTCACTGACAATAGAACATCAGTAGAATATTCCTCAGAATATGAAAATAACAACAGTACATCAGTAAAAAGCAATAACACTTTAGAAtatgaaaatgaaaacaatGACGATGCAGAATCAGCGACACCACAAGAATATAAAGAGAAAGGGCAAAATGAAAACAATTACGAAATTGAATCAGTGACACGCCATGCGGACGTGGTATATGCTTCAGATGAGAAACCTGATCAAGAAGCAGCTGAAGCGAAAATACGTCAGGAGCGACAGAAAATACGTCCGGAGCGACAGAAAATGCGTAAAGGTAAATTGACTCAAGTAATACCTATTATGCATTGCAACTTATTGTGACTCTTACCAGACACCATTGTGCATgcgtattttattattataaataaataaaaaataaaaaatacagtcTGTCAGGTGAATTCAAAACATGTGTTTCATCACGTGATAATAAAAGTACAaatagcaacactcttaactgtacatcggtggaccttattataaaaggcataaggtctagTTAATAGTATGGGCGATGGTACATTATACAATTACAATGATGGAGCTTAGTTTTCTGAGCCCACtggtatattattatgtacaggACTCTAAACGTCGGTTTGTACAactaattccgacgtttcaattaaattatacggcggtagacccgtttgtgtaattaaatatgcctACTTCCGTAATCCAATAGTGCAATAATACGTACCTatcatagagctgatctgaccATGTAGTCGGAAGGTAGCCCAAAGAACTCTTCGTTGGAAAAACACAAACACATTAATATTAGGCTCACTAAAAAGGTCAAAGTATAATCagcaataaaaatgtttataggtATCAAAAATATTCTTTCCCACTACTTTGTTTCATGATACGcgaaataatataacatacttacctaataaattGACATGGAAAACCCAGATTGACACTATACGTAAGAAGATAAATAGTTTTTCATATGCattgtataatttaaataaaatcgtaaGTCGGCCTGAGGTACCTACTGCCTATCACGCATATGTAACAGCAACATTGCGTTATGGTATCATGTTCTGGGGCAACTTAACCGATCGGGAATTGATATTTAAGGCTCAAAAGAAGTGTTTGCGTTCTGCTTGTGGCATAAAAATACTTGACTCATGCAAgccatattttattaatttgaaaaTAGTAACTGTGccatgtttatatatttttgaaattgctatgtatgttaaattaaatataaatcaatTTCCCGTTTATAATAGTGCGCGGCAGCGACACAAAATCTCATATCAGCAATTAAACACAGCCTTGCGTGCAAAAAgcgttttcaccacaccagctcggaaaggcttactttgcactttaaaaactgatagcaaagttattcacattattcacatgtgaggcaaagtaatcaaatgcaaattttgagttgttttcttatgtttgctggtagatttgacttttgaatgatgattttgggtgataaatatttaataacattatgcacatatatacaagctctggtaagggcatttatttgtgtgatgatgatgatgaacacacaaataaatgcccttaccaggattcgaacctgggacctcttgcttcataggcagggttactatcgactaggctaggaggccgtttcattgatagattgatagatcacaatttgtaatattaaaaaataacaaaaaaatactaaaactaaatattttcgaaattaatttcttggggttagatataagggtattgggtattacttgaggtatattttacaaaaaataatgcaacggtttcgtatctggaggagcccaaacttggtatgttttgaaaattatttttattttaattgaatgcaagtgacggaaatataataatgtgatatatttttggaacCGGCTCACAATGCCCTTTCATTCAATACCACACACGATGGGTTTCTgaacaaaatttttttattttccatacaaaaaaaagatgacgtcataactcctttccgttttttttttggtgctacgggtcaaattgattcaaatagcctaaagattaatcgtgccgattttcatacctttaacaccatttgcagctgattcccgaatttcaggctgtaccgctatcgCTATGCCCAATTGCCCATTAGCTGGCTGAATACACTGTTCTATAAAATGTATTTGACAACATTCACTTGACtgtatttttgcaaataaatgatttgatATTTAATCATTATTTGGTTTGTTCCCTAGTAGGATAGATGTCAGCATCATCTCTCTCGCTATACCGTAATCCAGTAAAGGATTCGTATTAAATAGGAGGTGCAAGCATGTACCTACTGCTCGCCCTTTTAATTTCAAAGATAGCATACACCAGAGAATTTGGGACGGGTACCGCCGTTGGCCGGGTGGTCTAGTGGTCAGGACGTTAGCCGCGTAAGCTGAAGACGCGGGTTCGGGACTTGCGTTTTTTTAGTGTATGATatctgggcattttcacttaaaagtgtaggtaccatttactttttttcgaaaatccatcaacttttggattatttctactcagaactATGTGTGTGGACTTAAAAGGCTCgacttaaaagaaaaaaaatgtgtccaaaaaaaaaattctgttttgtaacgcattttcgttacaaaactgacacccaaaatttgtataaaaaactGGGGACCctgtttttctttgtctcattcagtAGTTGTTTCTGAGTCTAAAtgacccaaaagttgatggtttttcgaaaaatacctaaatggtaccatttttccccatctacCTATTAGTCATGcttgttatgaaaaaaaaaaagctgcACTTTAGGaggaaagcaagccgctttgcacGATGATAGTGAAGGcccattaaaacattttttttcgaaGAACCAGTAATTTCGTCCTTTAGGAGCCGAGGTGAAGCAAGGTCTGTtagaaacagaaaaaaaaatctacaagttTCACGGATCATCCGATTTCGTTAAATTTTGTGTcaattgaaagaaaagtacattttttattataaaaaaaaacataatatttttaaacaacaatagtgtgaaaatattgaaaacctaTTTTTTCCTTTTACGGTTTATTTGTGCAAATAGTGGCTTCcacattgaataatgtttcaaAAATAAGTACTATACCATAAAATTAAACACATTTTTCATAATatactgaaaaccgcatcaaaatcggctAAGCAGTTTATGAGATCCATGTTTCAGAAGTTggcttagttttatttatttattttatagaccAAGAAGCCCGTAAATCATAGTAAATTTTAAGTATATTTGGGTATTTACTTTATCTATTTTAAACTATGTGTATATATtcacaaaaaaccggccaagtgcgagacggactcgcgcacgaaaggtttcgtagcattacgcaaaaaacggcaaaaaaattgcgtttgttgtatgggagccccacttaaatatttattttattctgtttttagtatttgttattatagcagcaatagaaatacatcatctgtgaaaatttcaactgcctagctatcacggctcatgaaatacagcctggtgttTACCAGTTCTGTCCGtttggacagacggacggacagacggacagcggagttttagtaatagggtcccgtttttaccctttgggtacgtatTCCTGAAAAGGTCTATTCGCCTTGGTACGCTGCATGCAAGTTATGTTTGTGAAGTGCAGCTTGAGTTGAGGGAAGGTTAGTTACAAGTTTGTTCTTTACTGTAAAAAACCGTTCAGTGCTCTTTATGTGCATCATACAATTTAATGACATGGTTTCTAGGGGACCAAATAAGCTTAATAAAGGTAGAAGGTACTTCAGGATGCTACTACTGGACGCTGGACATCCGACATGCGTGTTCTGTCACGGCCTAAATTGACACTGCTTCCGTGAGCGCGAAAACACAGCCTCATTTGGGATGCGACGTGTGTAAGCACACTTGCTCCTTCACACCTCAGTCCACGGGGCGCGTTAGAGCAGCCGACGAAAATGCAGCAAAACTTAAACGAGCGAATTATTCCAATTTGGAGCCTGCCTACGAATTTgtacatacgagtaggtaccagtAGCCGTAGAGACAAGCGGCTCTTAGTGTGCTGAGGCAAACAAAACTATCAATAAGTTAGGACAATGATGCCTACGTGAAAAAGGGGCGACCCCAGGGCCGGCGCATGTTTAGTGCAAGACGCATCGTTAGCCACACAGCGAAGCAACGCGAGCAGCGTTATAGGCACGAGTTCATCGGAACCATCTACCGCAAATGTACTGCAAGTTCCCGGCCCTAATTCTGCATCCAAAAAGGAGTCAAACAGGATGATCGACCCACTATCTCCAAAGCTGTTTACCTCTAGCCTACAGGAAATCGTCCAGAAGCTGGTGGCTAAATGGGAAACAATGGGCATTGACGTCGGCGAAATAAGGTTGACATTAACAAACCTGCGTTTTTCCGACGCCCTAGTCTTGTCTTCCCCCACACTGCACCTCATTTAGATAAAATGTTAGAAGACCTTAGACCAGCAAGTCTTGAAGTCGGATTCGAAATGAACaggacaaaaacccagttaatgGTCAATGGCGTGAAACGTAGGATCACGGTAGATGGGCAGGATATACAATTTCGTTGACGAATACACCTGCTTGGGCGAGATAACATGCTTCGATAATAAGCAGTCCAAGGAAATCGATCGACGCATCGAAAAAGCCTGGAAGAGTTTCTGGTCCACGAAGGGCCATCTTCCACTGGCATCAAAACACAAACACTTCAACATGTGTATCCTTTCTTATCCTAACAACCTACAGCGCATAAACTTGGTCATTAACAGAATCAAAAGTCTCGACTCAAGAATATGACAGTACTATCGCCAAGTAAATAAAACTTAGCCAAATTCTAAAACTTGAATCTCATAAATGGcttaaccgattttgatgcggttttcaatatacgataaaaaatatgtttgattTTATCATTTAGTGCTTTTTGTAGACTTTTTTTCTATATGGAACAcactatttgcaaaaataaagtgtaataggatttcaatttttttacattattattgaattgacatattttgttttaattttttttactatgtaGCAAGTCATTTTCTTACAattgtcgattttttttctgtttataaTAGACCTCGCTTCACCTCGTCTCCTAAAGGACGAAATGACTGGTTCTtcgaaaaaaattgttttaatggGCCTCCACTATCATCgtgcaaagcggcttgctttcctCCTAAAGTGCAGCTTTCGGGCAAAAAAGCTTCATAACCAGTAAGACTATATTTAAGCTCataatacctaagctaaatTTATCACAGGTTTTGTCGATAAATGCATATACACCAGATACGTGCGGATCCAAGATAAGTACGGCTGTGAGATGTGCACGTGCATCTACGAGAAGGCCATGATGCTGTGCTCGCCGTTCAAGTGCAAGGACCACGGGTTACTGGCCACCGAGATGGACCCGATTACGTATAACGATTATGTTTTAGGCGTTGAAACGCATTTTAGTGGTGAGTTTTATTTGTACCTAGTAAATACGAGTACCTGGATCATATTGTATGGAATCAAAATGCAAAATTTTGGCGAGAAAGCAAAAGAAAGACGTAGCGAGATGAGTGTAGACTTGGAGAAAGAGGTCCCTCTCCAAGTCTACACTCATCTCGCTACGTGGGATCCTGAGTCTAAGGCGATGTTCACATTTATTTGATGCGACTTCAATCAATGTGATAGCCGGGCGGTTTAGGTACACATCATGATTGATAATGATTAAGTGTTTCGTGCGAGTTCTTCCAACTTCTACTAATCACAAATGTATGGATTTGTTctaaacacaaattaaaatattgcgCTACTCACTTCTCACATGcataaaagtataaaataataattcgaTGTCAGTCATACTATTAGCCTAGCACCTTTgtatacaaacttctatgttaGGGGTACCTTTTCTCTATATCTGACTGTACATACACGCCTATGACACAAAAATTTGcagaataattttattcgttCTATAGTTGTGTACGTGGCAGCACCATCTCTTTCTATACTGAATCCGTAATACTCGTACGTTATATCTATTATAGAATCCGAAACTGATTTGAATAGGGTACATGTGCAAACACGTCCTGCTCGCCCTTAGAGTGTGGTCAAAGGTCAAACTCTAAATAGGACAATAAAATTATCGCCGTGACCGAGTAATACAGACGTGAAACAGTTTATGACATCGTGAAAGCTAAATATATAGACTCGAATCGTGTCTTGATGACTGGAGgctgttaaatattaattaaaataaatgctaATGTCTGTTACAGAATACAAATGCGACCCTGGACAGGTGATTGAAACAGGCATGCTCTGCGAGTGCAAGTGCGTACAGCGGGACATCCTGTCCTGCCCGCTTACGTGCCAAATCGGCAGACCGCTCAACTAGTGTGCCAACAAGTCGCTCGAGCGGCgtccatgtaaaaaaaatgccTGTGCCGACTGTCTACGTTCTATCAAGTCAAGAAAATAGCATTCGTAGCATTTTTTGTCTAAtcgtttattttaaaattttaataaatacctaccgtTGGTGCCCTGTTGCgtcaataattatttatttccacaTTATTGGTATTTTTAACTTCCTGTATAAATACTGTGTGAAGGAAAATAAAAAGCTGTCAAGTTACAAGAACTATTTTATTGTTACTAACCCGAAGTTCACTGCTGGTTCACGGCTTCCACACTGTGGGTCCACCAGTCAGGggaccgatttttgaatttcgagcgctcgatttcatGTGGCTCCCTTCAATACTGTCTGCACTACTAGGCATTAAATTCTAATCGAaatgaaaacgagtggtcaataccactagatccGCAATTTCTATAGATCGTATTTTAAAAACAGGATTTCGCCATTTTCCACAGATTTTCGAGTGAGCCAGCGTTAAAATACCATCCCTTTGGACCGAGGAGCCCGACATCTGGTTCTCTCAAATAGAGGGTCAATTTGACCTCTCAAAAATTACAATTGACCAAACTAAGTTTTACCTACTATGTCACCTCGATCAACAACATTGAGAAGAGGTAAAGGATCTA
Proteins encoded in this region:
- the LOC134801776 gene encoding uncharacterized protein LOC134801776, which produces MSPCHYIAVFCLQVMLIIAAFGFPGELTGNEEEPMYASDEYNNKTTYIPNPENITNSANLTEIATVTSENVTDNRTSVEYSSEYENNNSTSVKSNNTLEYENENNDDAESATPQEYKEKGQNENNYEIESVTRHADVVYASDEKPDQEAAEAKIRQERQKIRPERQKMRKGFVDKCIYTRYVRIQDKYGCEMCTCIYEKAMMLCSPFKCKDHGLLATEMDPITYNDYVLGVETHFSEYKCDPGQVIETGMLCECKCVQRDILSCPLTCQIGRPLN